In Vibrio cidicii, the DNA window ATGGCGAAACTGTTTACTGGCCTAGGTTTGGGCGCAATCATTAACCTAGGTGAATACTTCCTAGTGTTGACGGCGACACTGCTCATCCACGGTTTGGTCACTTACAGCTTGATGCTTAAAGGCTTCACTGGCCTGAGTCCATTGACTTTCTTGAAGAAAATGGAAGATGCCATCATGTTTGCCTTTTCAACCGCCTCGTCTAACGCGACCATTCCAGCGACGATGGAAACGGTTAAAAACCGCCTAGGCGTAGACAACAAAATCGCCTCGTTTACAGTTCCATTGGGCGCAACCGTCAACATGGATGGAACAGCCATCATGCAAGGTGTGGCGACCGCGTTTATCGCTCAAGCATTCAACATCGACCTCAGCATGGGTGACTATGTGATGGTGATCCTCACTGCAACATTGGCATCTATCGGTACCGCTGGCGTTCCGGGTGTTGGTCTGGTCATGCTGGCGATGGTACTCAACCAAGTTGGCCTGCCGCTGGAAGGTATCGCGCTGATCATGGGTGTCGACCGTCTACTGGATATGATCCGCACCGCTGTCAACATCACCGGTGATGCGTGTGTGTCAGTGATTGTCGCGAAATCAGAAGGTGCTTTAGATCTTGACCGCTTTGCCGATCCCAAAGCAGGCGAGAAAGAAGAAGAAGTACATTTAAAACACGCCGACGCATAATTTCTCTCTTTGTATCAAAACCTCTGCCCTTAGCGGAGGTTTTTTTCCTCTCTAGAGGCTCAGTGCATACGTTGCTGTAAATAGTCAACCAAGGCTTTGATCTGGTTTGGAATGTATTTAGACTGCGCGTATTGCGCCAAAATCTGCCCTTGGTAATTGCCGCCAAGGTGCCAGTCACTGAGTAACTCGGTCAATGCTCCCGACTCAATATAAGGACGAATCGCAAACTCAGGAAACAGCGAAATGCCAAATCCTCTCAGCACCGCTTCACGGCGAATTTCACTGTGATTCACCGTCAGTGATCCTCGTACATTCACCGACACTTTTTGTTCTGCTTGATAAAAATCCCACACCCTATCCCGCGGGTTTTCTCCCAAACACAAACAGTTGTGGCCCACTAAATCATCTGGATGATTCGGCGTGCCTTGCTGCTGCAAATACTCTGGGCTTGCACACAGCACCAAGCGGCAGCGACCTAAGCTACGAGCCACTAACCCTTCGGTGGGTTTGTCAGTGATTTGGATGATCACGTCCACCTCATCGCCTATCGGGTCGATATAGTGATCGGCGACTTTCAACTGCAATGACACTTGGGGATAATCTTCGATAAAGTCCAACAGCACAGGTGCTAGAACTTGGCGCGACAGAGCCTTCGGCGCGGCAACACGCAACATGCCTGAAACTTGCTCTTTCTCGCTGTGCGCCGCTGACACTGCCAGTTTAGCGGCACTCATCATATCGCTACTGAGTAGGTAGACCTGCTGACCACTGGCCGTCAAACGCATTTGCCGCGTGGTACGCTCAAGTAACTTCTCTTGCAATGCGTTTTCCAAACGTGTCACCGAAACGACTAATCGACGAAGGGGCCACACCCAGTTTTTGCGCCGCCGCAGAAAAACCGCCCGCTTCAACCACACAGGTAAAGACAGCCAATTCAGACAACAACGGGATCAGTCTATTTGTGTCCATTACGCAATTATCCTTTGCATCAGCGATGTATTGTTTCACATAAGTTACTTATAGATACTGAACAGGTCAATCTATCAGGAGAAAACCATGACCAGTACCACGAGTTCACTGTCTAGACCATCGACCAAACTTCCTCTTACCGAAGGCCTGCTACTGCTGGTCGCGCTGTTTTGGGGCACCAGTTATGGGTTGACCAAAAGTGCACTTGTTTTTACTAGCGTACTGCTGTTTATCGCGATTCGCTTCTCAGTGACTTTTCTCTGTTTACTCCCCTTCGCAGTACGAGATTCCCGCCGCGGACTAAATCAAGATTGGCTGACCGCCTTGCCAACAGGACTCATTCTTGCGGCCATTTTTCTTTGTGAAGTCCTTGGCGTATCACAAACCTCAGCCTCTAACGCGGCCTTTTTGATCAGTTTGAGCGTCATTATGACCGCCTTTGCCGAACTCGCCATCAACAGAAAGCGCATAAGTTCGGTTCTGCTCGGGTTGACCTTGTGTAGTGTTGTGGGGGTGCTGTTGCTAACCAGTAATAGAGAGCTTAACCTCGCGTTAAACACCGGTGACTACTTGATTCTCGCCGCGGCTTTTCTGCGCGCCTTGATGGTAACCAGCACCAAACGCTTCACCGAAGGCAAGCAGATCACCACCACCACACTTACCGCATTACAATCCTTTGTCGTTGCAAGTTGTGCCATGATTACAACCATTATTTATCTGCCAGCTTCGGCAATAACGCTGCCGAGCGAATTAGAATTCTGGCTCACCCTCGGCTATCTAGTGCTGTTTTGTACTCTGTTTGCCTTTTTTGTACAAAACTACGCGGTGCGCAGAACTTCTCCCACTCGCGTCGCCCTTTTAATGGGGAGTGAACCGCTGTTTGGCGCTCTCTTCGCCATAGTGTGGTTACAAGAATCTCTCACCGCGCTGCAATTTATCGGTGGCGGATTGATTTTCCTGAGTGTGCTAACAACGTCGATGCGGAGAAACTAATAGTTGGCTTTTGTTTAAAGAAGCAGTTGGAAGGTAAAAAGCGAGTGGCTACTCGCTTTTTAAATGGTCACATGTTAAGGCTCATCTGATAACAAAATGCAGCAACAGACGACTTTGAGCAGCAATTATGCAGACAACACTTGCTCCATCGTCACCAGTGGTACGCGCAGCGCAATCGCGTTGAGCGCGATGTTGTGGATCATCTCGTCCACCGTGGTGCAACAATCCACCATAATGGCAACGTTGTATTTCTCCGCCGCTTTCGATATGGCAGTGTGGGTGAC includes these proteins:
- a CDS encoding DMT family transporter, with the protein product MTSTTSSLSRPSTKLPLTEGLLLLVALFWGTSYGLTKSALVFTSVLLFIAIRFSVTFLCLLPFAVRDSRRGLNQDWLTALPTGLILAAIFLCEVLGVSQTSASNAAFLISLSVIMTAFAELAINRKRISSVLLGLTLCSVVGVLLLTSNRELNLALNTGDYLILAAAFLRALMVTSTKRFTEGKQITTTTLTALQSFVVASCAMITTIIYLPASAITLPSELEFWLTLGYLVLFCTLFAFFVQNYAVRRTSPTRVALLMGSEPLFGALFAIVWLQESLTALQFIGGGLIFLSVLTTSMRRN
- a CDS encoding dicarboxylate/amino acid:cation symporter → MNTKKPMSLTGRVILGMVAGILTGFAIRALFADNGFVDAYIVNGLFEVGGKIFIASLKMLVVPLIFVSLVCGTSSLKDISTLGRMGGKTLAFYITTTAVAITLALTMGTVFQPGAGADLTAASSFKSAEAPSLGQVIIDMFPTNPISAMAEGKTLQVIVFALLFGIAISAAGKPGERIAAIFSDLNEVIMKLVALLMNLAPYGVFFLMAKLFTGLGLGAIINLGEYFLVLTATLLIHGLVTYSLMLKGFTGLSPLTFLKKMEDAIMFAFSTASSNATIPATMETVKNRLGVDNKIASFTVPLGATVNMDGTAIMQGVATAFIAQAFNIDLSMGDYVMVILTATLASIGTAGVPGVGLVMLAMVLNQVGLPLEGIALIMGVDRLLDMIRTAVNITGDACVSVIVAKSEGALDLDRFADPKAGEKEEEVHLKHADA